The Oncorhynchus nerka isolate Pitt River linkage group LG12, Oner_Uvic_2.0, whole genome shotgun sequence genome includes a region encoding these proteins:
- the LOC135574260 gene encoding RNA-binding protein 25-like yields the protein RERERERETERERERERQRDRERERERDRQRERERQREREREIQRETERGTETERQRETERERQRERERERERERERERERERETERETETETERERETERDRDRDRERERERHTERERERERERQRDRERERERERETEIQRERDRGRERERERERQRERQRERERQRERDRERERDRDRERETETERDRERERETETERQRETERERERERERERERERERERERERERETERERERERDRERERERERQRETERERDRDKDRQRERAETERERERETERERERERQRQRDRERERERERERERERERERERERERERERERERQRQRDRDRERERERERQRERQRERERDRETERQRERDRETERDRERDDTERETERERDRDRERQRERERETERERETERERE from the coding sequence agagagagagagagagagagagagacagagagagagagagagagagagagacagagagacagagagagagagagagagagagacagacagagagagagagagagacagagagagagagagagagagatacagagagagacagagagagggacagagacagagagacagagagagacagagagagagagacagagagagagagagagagagagagagagagagagagagagagagagagagagagagagagagacagagagagagacagagacagagacagagagagagagagagacagagagagatagagacagagacagagagagagagagagagagacacacagagagagagagagagagagagagagagagacagagagacagagagagagagagagagagagagagagagacagagatacagagagagagagacagagggagagagagagagagagagagagagagacagagagagagacagagagagagagagagacagagagaaagagacagagagagagagagagacagagacagagagagagagacagagacagagagagacagagagagagagagagagacagagacagagagacagagagagacagagagagagagagagagagagagagagagagagagagagagagagagagagagagagagagagagagagagagagagagagacagagagagagagagagagagagagagacagagagagagagagagagagagagagacagagagagacagagagagagagagacagagacaaagacagacagagagagagagcagagacagagagagagagagagagagagacagagagagagagagagagagagagacagagacagagagacagagagagagagagagagagagagagagagagagagagagagagagagagagagagagagagagagagagagagagagagagagagagagagagagagacagagacagagagacagagacagagagagagagagagagagagagagacagagagagagacagagagagagagagagagacagagagacagagagacagagagagagagacagagagacagagagagacagagagagagatgatacagagagagagacagagagagagagagacagagacagagagagacagagagagagagagagagagacagagagagagagagagacagagagagagagagag